From Staphylococcus delphini, one genomic window encodes:
- a CDS encoding cyclic-di-AMP receptor — protein sequence MKMIIAIVQDQDSQELADKLVENNFRATKLATTGGFLRAGNTTFLSGVEDDRVEEILELIGGSCGNREQLVSPITPMGGSADSYIPYPVEVEVGGATVFVMPVESFHQF from the coding sequence ATGAAAATGATTATAGCAATTGTTCAAGACCAAGATAGTCAAGAACTTGCAGACAAACTCGTTGAAAACAATTTTCGTGCAACAAAATTAGCAACGACGGGTGGCTTCTTGCGTGCGGGTAATACAACATTTTTAAGCGGTGTGGAAGATGATCGCGTGGAGGAAATACTTGAACTCATCGGCGGCTCATGTGGCAATAGAGAACAACTCGTATCGCCTATTACGCCAATGGGAGGCAGCGCAGATTCTTACATCCCATATCCTGTTGAAGTAGAAGTCGGTGGCGCAACAGTCTTTGTCATGCCAGTTGAATCGTTCCATCAATTTTAA
- the tmk gene encoding dTMP kinase translates to MSLFITIEGPEGSGKTTVVQAVSEQLAQHFDVMTTREPGGVQTAETIRQILLDGETMDARTEALLFAAARREHLVAKVLPALAQGKLVICDRFIDSSLAYQGYARQIGVKEVQTINDFAIEGRYPDLTIYLDIPAEVGRARIESNRRAQNRLDKESVAFHERVVEGYQQLIAQDPQRFAVINANQPIEQVVAATLKAIQDQMNVQ, encoded by the coding sequence ATGTCTCTGTTTATCACAATTGAAGGTCCAGAAGGTTCAGGGAAAACGACTGTTGTTCAAGCAGTTTCGGAACAATTAGCGCAACACTTTGACGTCATGACGACACGCGAGCCAGGTGGCGTACAAACAGCTGAAACGATTCGTCAAATTTTATTAGATGGTGAAACGATGGATGCGCGGACAGAAGCCTTATTATTTGCGGCTGCGAGAAGAGAACATCTTGTTGCGAAAGTACTTCCAGCATTAGCACAAGGAAAACTCGTCATTTGTGACCGTTTTATAGACAGTTCTTTAGCGTATCAAGGTTATGCGCGTCAAATTGGGGTAAAAGAAGTACAAACTATTAATGATTTTGCGATTGAGGGGCGTTATCCAGATTTAACGATTTATTTGGATATCCCAGCTGAAGTCGGTCGAGCGCGTATTGAAAGTAATCGTCGCGCACAAAATCGTTTAGATAAGGAAAGCGTGGCATTTCATGAGCGTGTAGTTGAAGGATATCAGCAACTCATCGCACAAGATCCTCAACGTTTTGCGGTCATTAATGCAAATCAACCGATTGAGCAAGTGGTGGCTGCGACATTAAAAGCGATCCAAGACCAAATGAACGTGCAGTAA